From the genome of Methanobacterium petrolearium, one region includes:
- the sucC gene encoding ADP-forming succinate--CoA ligase subunit beta, which produces MKIHEYQAKEIFHNAGISTPQSIVAETPEEAEKAAIKIGKPVVIKSQVLVGGRGKAGGIKFAQNPEMAYQLTEKLLGTQIRGETVQKVMVEAMLDIHDEIYMSVAVDRSARKPLIMASMAGGVDIEEVARQTPEKIVKYHLDPLDQFLPYQAREIARKMGVNSKLISSVGGIIWKLHQIFQNYDANIVEINPLVLTSDGLVAADAKLDIDDDSLYRHQDLAQLQTEPRDEFAYVKLDGNIAVIGNGAGLTLTGMDMLKLYGGKPATFLDIGGGASQDNIARALNLVISNPNVKVVFLNVLGGITRADDVANGVITVLKGSEREVPLVIRLTGTNEQEGQRILKAAGISYETSMGAAAKKAVEICNSLE; this is translated from the coding sequence ATGAAGATCCATGAATATCAGGCTAAAGAGATCTTCCACAATGCCGGAATATCCACCCCCCAAAGTATAGTGGCTGAAACTCCTGAAGAAGCAGAAAAAGCCGCTATTAAGATTGGTAAACCAGTGGTCATAAAATCTCAGGTTCTTGTTGGGGGAAGAGGTAAAGCTGGAGGCATTAAATTTGCTCAAAACCCTGAAATGGCCTATCAACTAACAGAAAAACTTTTAGGAACACAAATCCGTGGAGAAACTGTCCAAAAAGTTATGGTTGAGGCGATGCTGGATATTCACGATGAGATTTACATGAGCGTGGCAGTGGATCGATCCGCCCGAAAACCCCTTATAATGGCTAGCATGGCTGGTGGGGTGGATATCGAAGAAGTAGCCAGGCAAACACCTGAAAAAATTGTTAAATACCATTTAGATCCGCTGGATCAGTTTTTACCATACCAGGCCCGTGAAATAGCTCGTAAAATGGGGGTTAACTCTAAGTTGATATCATCGGTGGGTGGGATCATCTGGAAACTCCATCAAATATTCCAGAATTATGATGCTAACATTGTCGAGATCAACCCCCTGGTTTTAACCAGTGATGGTTTGGTTGCTGCTGATGCTAAGCTGGATATTGATGATGATTCTTTATACCGTCACCAGGATCTGGCACAACTACAGACAGAACCTCGTGATGAATTTGCTTATGTGAAACTGGATGGAAACATAGCAGTCATTGGTAACGGTGCTGGTTTAACTCTTACTGGTATGGACATGCTCAAATTATACGGTGGAAAACCAGCAACATTCCTGGACATTGGGGGAGGAGCCTCACAGGACAACATTGCCAGGGCATTGAACCTGGTTATTTCTAACCCCAATGTTAAAGTAGTGTTTTTAAACGTTTTAGGAGGTATTACAAGGGCGGATGATGTTGCAAACGGTGTTATCACTGTTTTGAAAGGTTCAGAAAGAGAGGTACCCCTGGTCATCAGACTTACCGGTACCAATGAACAAGAAGGGCAACGCATCCTAAAAGCAGCAGGGATTAGTTATGAAACTTCCATGGGGGCCGCAGCTAAAAAAGCAGTTGAAATATGTAATAGTTTGGAATAA
- a CDS encoding DUF515 domain-containing protein yields MLDKILGKKDKDKDVPDLRKDGKKSDSDIGGRLKGMVSKATEKSKEKVNGDKDGGKRPSGGKAPRPMPKPRPKPRPTSKDKPTLKPPLRKQPPKKRGPLGSITGGAGFGGGGSDDDQRTLVGAAVFGIILIVLVGAGYYFLVYAPYQESMTAAKETKISEVNTYFTGPLATDPRKTSILAEIDGGTTPEMVLAVDVTGPATSAWREYQLQQISSEKDPYGRVMITYDAGGQKNLIMKTSAAKKIVNEADAAVLVNLKIETPDTVAVPIIISRLQAAGGLVNVGDSVDVYLTTTNASSTTTSNASNQTTTTESTATPKISGATVLAILRAKDSGTVDANLQQSQEIAVNTLTMTNSRSQSASTDVEQLLRAAASNTWDESQVTTLLKAYGWKLSDFERASNLGELDVRYMVVLEVPRENALFLMQNSQNLQLTVPTQNAPTWMVKELKSIYGSG; encoded by the coding sequence ATGTTAGATAAGATCTTAGGAAAGAAGGATAAAGATAAAGATGTCCCTGATCTGCGAAAAGACGGGAAAAAATCGGACTCGGACATTGGGGGCCGTCTTAAGGGTATGGTGTCCAAGGCAACCGAAAAATCCAAAGAAAAGGTTAATGGTGATAAAGATGGGGGTAAGCGCCCATCTGGGGGGAAGGCTCCTCGGCCAATGCCAAAACCGCGCCCAAAACCGCGCCCTACATCAAAAGACAAGCCTACTTTAAAACCCCCCCTTAGAAAACAGCCTCCAAAAAAGAGGGGTCCGCTAGGCAGTATAACTGGTGGAGCTGGCTTTGGAGGTGGAGGTTCTGATGATGATCAGAGAACACTGGTTGGTGCAGCTGTTTTTGGGATTATTCTCATAGTTCTTGTTGGTGCTGGTTACTACTTTTTGGTTTATGCACCTTACCAGGAATCCATGACTGCGGCTAAGGAAACCAAGATTTCAGAGGTTAATACTTACTTTACAGGACCTCTTGCAACGGATCCCAGAAAAACATCTATTTTAGCTGAGATTGATGGTGGAACAACACCCGAAATGGTGTTGGCGGTGGATGTGACAGGCCCAGCAACTTCTGCATGGAGAGAGTATCAACTTCAACAGATATCATCTGAAAAAGATCCTTACGGTAGAGTCATGATCACTTACGATGCTGGCGGACAAAAAAACCTGATAATGAAAACTTCAGCTGCTAAGAAAATAGTTAACGAAGCCGATGCTGCGGTTTTAGTGAACCTGAAGATTGAAACCCCAGACACTGTTGCAGTACCCATAATCATATCCCGATTGCAAGCAGCTGGAGGGTTGGTGAATGTTGGAGATAGTGTTGATGTTTATCTGACTACAACAAATGCTTCTAGTACAACAACATCAAATGCATCCAACCAGACAACTACAACTGAGTCTACAGCAACACCTAAAATTAGTGGAGCCACTGTCCTGGCGATTTTAAGGGCTAAAGACAGTGGAACTGTCGATGCAAATCTGCAACAATCCCAGGAGATTGCAGTTAATACTTTAACCATGACCAACAGTAGAAGTCAGAGTGCAAGCACTGATGTTGAACAACTTCTCAGGGCAGCAGCTTCAAACACATGGGATGAATCACAAGTAACTACTCTACTCAAAGCTTATGGTTGGAAGTTATCCGACTTCGAAAGAGCCTCTAATTTGGGTGAGCTTGATGTAAGATACATGGTGGTGCTGGAAGTTCCACGTGAAAATGCACTGTTCCTGATGCAGAACAGCCAAAACTTACAACTAACAGTTCCAACCCAGAATGCTCCAACATGGATGGTGAAAGAACTAAAAAGCATATATGGATCTGGATAA
- a CDS encoding 2-oxoacid:ferredoxin oxidoreductase subunit gamma, which translates to MRKEVRIAGFGGQGIILAGIVIGKAAALYDGLQAVQTQSYGPEARGGASRTEVVISDEEIDYPKVQHPDIFVAMSHEALLAYLKGLKPGGILIIDPDLVMEDEISSFITEHNIQVHHAPATRTADEKVGLRIVANIVMIGAITGFTGIISEEAARKAIAASVPPGTEDKNLSAFEAGIELSREEA; encoded by the coding sequence ATGCGAAAAGAAGTTAGAATAGCTGGTTTTGGAGGTCAGGGGATTATACTGGCGGGAATTGTGATAGGCAAGGCCGCAGCTTTATATGATGGTCTACAGGCAGTTCAAACCCAATCTTATGGGCCGGAAGCACGGGGTGGTGCATCCAGAACTGAAGTGGTTATCAGTGATGAGGAAATAGATTATCCTAAGGTACAACATCCAGACATATTCGTGGCCATGTCTCACGAAGCCCTCCTTGCCTACCTGAAAGGGCTTAAACCAGGAGGGATCCTGATAATAGATCCGGACTTGGTGATGGAGGATGAGATCAGTTCCTTTATAACCGAACATAACATTCAAGTTCATCATGCTCCTGCCACCCGCACTGCCGATGAAAAAGTAGGACTACGGATCGTGGCTAACATAGTAATGATCGGAGCCATAACCGGCTTTACTGGAATAATATCTGAAGAAGCTGCCCGTAAAGCCATAGCAGCAAGTGTTCCTCCGGGAACAGAGGACAAAAACCTTTCTGCATTCGAAGCAGGAATAGAACTTTCCCGTGAGGAGGCATAG
- a CDS encoding archaetidylserine synthase translates to MNIKHYIALPDFVSLANACSGFLALVMLSIGNLILASQFMLLAVIFDSVDGWVARRTKRVDEHGFGKNMDSLSDVISFGVAPGMLLFYACQSFSIQYINILVSLLIVICGILRLSRFNVLADSSDVSGGDKFVGLPIPTTALILGSFYISGMFRMDLALIIMTVVAVLMISTIKYPKFKGIILMAGGSILIIGTILPYNISSSIAFLPAKLLFIFTILYVLIVPLMELYGRLLEKWSTC, encoded by the coding sequence ATGAATATCAAGCATTATATAGCGCTGCCTGATTTTGTTTCCCTGGCTAATGCCTGTTCAGGTTTCTTGGCTTTGGTAATGCTGTCCATTGGAAACTTAATACTGGCATCCCAGTTCATGCTCCTGGCGGTGATCTTTGACTCTGTGGATGGTTGGGTGGCCCGTCGAACTAAACGAGTTGATGAACATGGTTTCGGCAAGAACATGGACTCACTTTCGGATGTGATCTCATTTGGTGTTGCACCCGGAATGCTTTTGTTTTACGCGTGCCAGTCGTTTTCGATCCAATACATTAATATACTAGTATCACTCCTAATAGTTATATGTGGAATATTACGACTCTCCAGGTTTAATGTACTTGCAGATTCAAGTGATGTTTCAGGTGGAGATAAATTCGTGGGACTACCCATACCTACCACTGCCTTGATCCTAGGATCATTCTACATCTCAGGCATGTTCCGAATGGACCTTGCACTAATCATCATGACAGTGGTTGCGGTGTTAATGATAAGTACAATTAAGTATCCTAAATTTAAGGGTATAATATTGATGGCAGGTGGTAGCATATTAATCATTGGAACAATTTTGCCCTACAACATTTCATCATCAATTGCATTTCTTCCCGCAAAGCTTTTATTCATCTTCACCATACTATATGTATTAATTGTGCCTCTTATGGAATTATACGGCAGGCTTCTTGAGAAGTGGTCCACATGTTAG
- a CDS encoding 4Fe-4S dicluster domain-containing protein produces MITVDENLCKGCNICTEFCPRKVYQKSGVLNKKGVHVPVPENEDKCTQCQLCALMCPDQAIKVDEKVDEKDDK; encoded by the coding sequence ATGATAACTGTTGATGAGAATCTGTGTAAAGGCTGCAACATCTGCACCGAGTTTTGCCCGCGTAAGGTTTACCAGAAATCTGGAGTACTTAACAAGAAGGGCGTGCATGTTCCAGTACCTGAAAATGAGGATAAATGCACCCAATGTCAGTTATGTGCATTGATGTGTCCGGATCAGGCAATAAAAGTAGATGAGAAAGTGGATGAGAAGGATGACAAGTGA
- a CDS encoding class E sortase, whose product MKISTFFIIVGIVIISFYALIEVNYYSATQTINQKPGDTPYIIIPEVGVDDPINNKSVDYGIYHEPESAKPGNGTVVLFGHRTLHGSPFLKLDQLKPGDNVTLEWPGIGYVEYVIENSTIVPADYRLSVEQGNVLFLITCYPLGSTKERLMIKAKQVDIYPIKNVRAVNPQKNYAIYIIIAFMAIGSVLSFLYPVKDDRAIIFLVVVALTLFLILGYFFPVPPDTLESNMSRASDFLSFGF is encoded by the coding sequence ATGAAAATATCCACTTTTTTCATAATAGTTGGAATAGTGATCATCTCTTTTTACGCATTGATAGAGGTTAATTATTACTCTGCCACTCAGACCATTAATCAAAAACCTGGAGACACTCCCTATATTATAATTCCTGAAGTCGGGGTAGATGATCCCATAAATAACAAATCAGTTGATTATGGCATTTACCATGAGCCGGAATCCGCCAAACCAGGTAATGGAACAGTTGTTCTATTTGGGCATCGCACACTACACGGGTCTCCCTTTCTCAAACTTGATCAGCTAAAACCTGGAGATAATGTAACTTTAGAATGGCCTGGCATTGGTTATGTTGAATATGTTATAGAAAACAGCACTATTGTACCTGCAGATTATCGGTTATCAGTCGAGCAGGGTAATGTATTATTTCTTATCACCTGTTATCCTCTGGGATCAACTAAGGAACGGTTGATGATCAAGGCTAAACAGGTGGATATATATCCTATTAAGAATGTCAGAGCGGTCAACCCTCAGAAAAATTATGCCATTTACATTATCATAGCATTCATGGCCATCGGTTCTGTTTTAAGCTTTTTATATCCTGTAAAAGATGATAGGGCCATAATATTCCTGGTGGTTGTGGCTTTGACTCTCTTTTTGATACTTGGTTATTTTTTCCCCGTACCGCCAGATACTTTGGAATCAAACATGTCCCGTGCAAGTGATTTTTTAAGTTTTGGATTTTAA
- a CDS encoding dihydroneopterin aldolase family protein, producing the protein MSDEKYFQNISSRERAIFEGAITMGALFHQFVGTPVSPKSTNSLEKAIEESLELQPCIESVNVKINHQLMEEEENEYQYLSLTGEMLDVRVVSQYEGVKVVVRMHYIEELHYPLMYVEEID; encoded by the coding sequence ATGAGTGATGAAAAATATTTTCAGAACATCAGCTCACGGGAACGAGCCATATTTGAAGGTGCCATTACTATGGGTGCCCTTTTTCATCAGTTTGTGGGAACTCCAGTAAGTCCCAAGAGTACCAATTCTCTTGAAAAAGCCATAGAGGAATCTTTAGAGTTACAACCCTGCATTGAATCTGTTAACGTGAAGATTAACCATCAGCTGATGGAAGAAGAAGAAAATGAATACCAATACCTCTCTTTAACTGGGGAAATGTTGGATGTTAGAGTTGTTTCCCAGTATGAGGGAGTGAAAGTTGTGGTACGCATGCACTACATAGAAGAACTACACTATCCCTTGATGTACGTGGAAGAAATAGATTGA
- a CDS encoding 2-oxoacid:ferredoxin oxidoreductase subunit beta encodes MEMEKMDENRENRFMKYLRKDRLPHIFCAGCGNGIVMNTFFNGMEMAGVNFEKVVMVSGIGCSSRIPGYVKCDSLHTTHGRPISFATGIKLANPENEVVVFTGDGDAAAIGGNHLIHGARRNINITVICINNSIYGMTGGQISPTSPKGSYGSTAPYGALERPFKLSEMVKAAGATYVARWTTAQPVQLSNAIKKALKNKGFSFIEVMSQCPTYFGRKNKMRSPIEMLKWMKEESIVKRRADKLSAEELEGKIIVGEFQNKKEPEFSEKVCQLLEAQCTTGKPSSTRSAYGGD; translated from the coding sequence ATGGAGATGGAGAAGATGGACGAAAACAGGGAAAATCGCTTTATGAAGTACTTAAGGAAGGATAGACTTCCTCATATATTCTGCGCAGGATGCGGTAATGGTATTGTAATGAACACATTCTTCAATGGTATGGAAATGGCAGGGGTGAATTTTGAAAAGGTGGTGATGGTATCAGGGATAGGATGCTCCTCCCGAATACCAGGATATGTGAAATGTGACTCCCTTCACACCACCCACGGCCGCCCCATATCATTTGCCACAGGTATCAAACTAGCCAATCCAGAAAATGAAGTGGTGGTATTCACTGGAGATGGTGATGCAGCAGCCATAGGAGGAAACCACCTTATCCACGGTGCCAGACGTAACATCAACATCACAGTCATATGCATCAACAACAGTATCTACGGCATGACTGGGGGTCAGATCAGTCCCACCAGCCCTAAAGGGAGTTATGGATCCACAGCACCCTACGGGGCACTTGAAAGACCATTTAAACTTTCTGAAATGGTTAAAGCTGCAGGAGCAACCTATGTTGCCAGATGGACAACTGCACAACCAGTACAACTTTCCAACGCCATTAAAAAAGCCCTTAAAAATAAGGGATTCTCATTCATAGAGGTAATGTCTCAATGTCCCACCTACTTTGGTCGTAAGAACAAAATGCGATCACCCATTGAAATGTTGAAATGGATGAAGGAAGAGAGCATTGTTAAAAGAAGAGCAGACAAACTTTCGGCAGAAGAACTGGAAGGAAAGATCATAGTGGGAGAATTCCAGAATAAAAAGGAACCTGAATTCTCAGAAAAGGTCTGCCAGTTATTAGAAGCCCAATGTACAACTGGAAAACCATCATCAACAAGATCAGCATATGGGGGGGACTAA
- a CDS encoding 2-oxoacid:acceptor oxidoreductase subunit alpha: protein MTSEDYFIQGNEACARGAIKANCRFFAGYPITPSTEIAEDMAVFLPRKGGTFVQMEDEISTLGAVIGAVWAGMKGMTATSGPGFSLMQEHIGYAVMTETPLVIVNMQRGSPSTGQPTMASQGDMMQARWGSQGDYEIIALSPSSVQECFDFTVEAFNLAEKYRVPVMVMSDENVGHMREKITIPEKVEVKTRSMPEEGPDTYLPYRAEPDETSPMPALGDGYKIHVTGLTHNEKGYPDASNPQAHSKLVKRLCNKIRLHTNEISRIKTENVEDAEIIIISYGAPSRSALKAVRTARDQGLKVGFIKIDVVWPFPEEMIQKAVGNAQRVIVVEMNLGQIFYEVQRVLPEVKVELAPKIGGEMHLPEEILKQINSKKD from the coding sequence ATGACAAGTGAAGATTATTTCATACAAGGTAATGAAGCCTGTGCCAGAGGGGCAATTAAAGCAAATTGCCGATTTTTTGCTGGTTACCCCATAACCCCCTCTACAGAAATCGCTGAAGACATGGCTGTGTTCCTTCCCCGGAAAGGAGGAACATTTGTTCAGATGGAAGATGAAATATCTACCCTGGGTGCAGTCATAGGGGCAGTATGGGCAGGTATGAAGGGAATGACCGCCACATCAGGGCCAGGGTTTTCCCTGATGCAGGAACACATAGGCTATGCAGTAATGACAGAAACACCCCTGGTAATAGTGAACATGCAGAGGGGTTCTCCATCCACAGGACAGCCCACCATGGCCAGCCAGGGAGATATGATGCAGGCCCGCTGGGGATCCCAGGGAGACTATGAAATTATAGCTTTATCTCCCTCATCAGTACAGGAATGTTTTGATTTCACAGTGGAAGCCTTTAATCTGGCTGAAAAGTACAGGGTACCAGTCATGGTAATGAGTGATGAAAACGTGGGACACATGCGAGAAAAAATCACCATCCCAGAAAAAGTAGAGGTAAAAACGCGAAGCATGCCTGAAGAAGGTCCAGATACATACCTCCCTTATCGTGCCGAGCCGGATGAAACCAGTCCCATGCCTGCTTTAGGGGATGGATACAAAATACACGTTACTGGATTAACCCACAATGAAAAGGGATATCCGGATGCATCAAATCCACAAGCACACTCAAAACTGGTTAAACGTTTATGTAACAAGATCAGACTGCACACCAATGAAATATCAAGAATAAAAACGGAAAACGTGGAAGATGCGGAGATAATAATTATTTCTTACGGTGCTCCATCTAGATCAGCACTTAAAGCAGTAAGAACAGCTCGTGATCAGGGTTTGAAGGTTGGTTTTATCAAAATTGATGTGGTATGGCCCTTCCCTGAAGAAATGATACAAAAAGCAGTGGGTAATGCCCAGCGGGTGATTGTAGTGGAGATGAACCTTGGACAGATATTTTATGAGGTTCAAAGGGTTCTTCCCGAAGTAAAAGTAGAATTAGCTCCTAAAATAGGTGGAGAAATGCACCTTCCTGAAGAGATCTTGAAACAGATCAATTCAAAGAAAGATTGA